One window from the genome of Pseudonocardia hierapolitana encodes:
- a CDS encoding DUF2237 family protein: protein MARNVLGGELQTCGTDPMTGFYRTGCCDTGGEDAGVHTVCAQVTAEFLEFSVERGNDLSTPRPEYGFAGLRPGDRWCVCADRWVEALAAGVAPPVVLEATHARTLDWVDLDDLRAHAVQAT from the coding sequence ATGGCGCGCAACGTCCTGGGCGGTGAGCTGCAGACCTGCGGCACCGACCCGATGACCGGCTTCTACCGCACCGGCTGCTGCGACACCGGCGGCGAGGACGCGGGGGTGCACACGGTCTGCGCGCAGGTCACCGCCGAGTTCCTGGAGTTCAGCGTCGAGCGGGGGAACGATCTGTCCACCCCGCGGCCCGAGTACGGCTTCGCCGGCCTGCGGCCGGGGGACCGGTGGTGCGTGTGCGCCGACCGATGGGTGGAGGCGCTCGCCGCCGGGGTCGCGCCGCCCGTGGTGCTGGAGGCCACGCACGCCCGCACCCTGGACTGGGTGGACCT
- the mshC gene encoding cysteine--1-D-myo-inosityl 2-amino-2-deoxy-alpha-D-glucopyranoside ligase: MQTWASVEVPRLQGGGPPLRLHDTASARIRPTAPGSTATMYVCGITPYDATHLGHAATYLAFDLVHRVWRDLGHDVHYVQNVTDIDDPLLERAARDHDDWVVLGMRETALFREDMEALRVLPPRQYVGAVEAMGEIAELVGKLLAAGAAYRVPDPEYPDVYFDSDASGHFGYESNYDEATMIELSRERGGDPDRPGKRHPADALLWRMARPGEPHWESDLGAGRPGWHVECTAIALNRLGNQIDLNGGGSDLVFPHHEFGAAHAEAFTGVHPFARHYVHAGMIGLDGEKMSKSRGNLVFVSKLRAEDVDPNAVRLALLAGHYRTDRAWTADLLATAEARLDRWRAAVALPAAPPAHDLVTRLRTHLADDLDSPAALAAVDAWAGEALERRGRDESAPALARDAVDALLGVAL, from the coding sequence ATGCAGACCTGGGCATCCGTCGAAGTCCCGCGGCTCCAAGGCGGGGGTCCGCCGCTCCGGTTGCACGACACCGCATCCGCCCGGATCCGCCCCACGGCGCCGGGGAGCACGGCCACCATGTACGTCTGCGGCATCACCCCCTACGACGCCACCCACCTCGGCCACGCCGCCACCTACCTCGCGTTCGACCTGGTCCACCGCGTGTGGCGGGACCTCGGCCACGACGTGCACTACGTGCAGAACGTCACTGACATCGACGACCCGCTGCTCGAGCGCGCCGCCCGCGACCACGACGACTGGGTGGTGCTCGGCATGCGCGAGACGGCGCTGTTCCGGGAGGACATGGAGGCGCTGCGCGTGCTGCCGCCGCGGCAGTACGTCGGCGCGGTCGAGGCGATGGGGGAGATCGCGGAGCTGGTGGGCAAGCTGCTCGCGGCAGGCGCGGCGTACCGGGTGCCCGATCCGGAGTACCCCGACGTCTACTTCGACTCGGACGCGAGCGGCCACTTCGGCTACGAGTCGAACTACGACGAGGCCACGATGATCGAGCTGTCCCGGGAGCGCGGCGGCGACCCGGACCGCCCCGGCAAGCGACACCCGGCCGACGCCCTGCTGTGGCGCATGGCACGGCCGGGCGAGCCGCACTGGGAGTCCGACCTCGGCGCGGGCCGGCCTGGCTGGCACGTCGAGTGCACCGCGATCGCGCTCAACCGGCTCGGCAACCAGATCGACCTGAACGGGGGCGGGTCCGACCTGGTCTTCCCGCACCACGAGTTCGGCGCGGCGCATGCCGAGGCGTTCACCGGCGTGCACCCGTTCGCCCGGCACTACGTGCACGCCGGCATGATCGGCCTCGACGGCGAGAAGATGTCGAAGTCACGCGGCAACCTCGTGTTCGTCTCCAAGCTGCGCGCCGAGGACGTCGACCCCAACGCCGTGCGGCTCGCGCTGCTCGCCGGCCACTACCGCACCGACCGCGCGTGGACCGCCGACCTGCTCGCCACCGCCGAGGCGCGGCTCGACCGCTGGCGCGCCGCCGTGGCGCTTCCCGCAGCCCCGCCCGCGCACGACCTGGTGACCCGGCTGCGCACGCACCTCGCCGACGACCTCGACTCGCCCGCCGCGCTCGCCGCCGTCGACGCGTGGGCGGGGGAGGCGCTGGAGCGTCGCGGGCGCGACGAGAGCGCCCCGGCCCTCGCCCGTGACGCGGTCGACGCGCTCCTCGGAGTGGCGCTCTAG
- a CDS encoding TetR/AcrR family transcriptional regulator, with product MAGTAASRGREVRRRLVQAARDLVPERGWTAVSTRTVAERAGVAPGLVHYHFSSLQALLAEAAVGALRDMVGGAGMLVQRAGTPGELVDLLTAEVERYTGTDPASLLAVETYLAATRDPDLRRQLTAVLDEFRARLADRLREHGVPDPDATAAVLAAVIDGVLLHRALTPLPAGTVAPVLRRIVERGQQG from the coding sequence ATGGCCGGGACCGCGGCGAGCCGGGGGCGCGAAGTGCGACGTCGGCTGGTGCAGGCGGCACGTGACCTCGTGCCCGAGCGCGGGTGGACGGCCGTGAGCACGCGCACGGTCGCCGAGCGCGCGGGCGTCGCACCGGGACTCGTGCACTACCACTTCTCCTCCCTGCAGGCGCTGCTCGCCGAGGCGGCCGTGGGCGCGCTGCGCGACATGGTCGGCGGCGCCGGGATGCTGGTGCAGCGGGCCGGCACCCCCGGCGAGCTCGTCGACCTGCTCACGGCCGAGGTGGAGCGCTACACCGGCACCGACCCGGCTTCCCTGCTGGCCGTCGAGACGTACCTGGCGGCCACCCGGGACCCGGACCTGCGCCGGCAGCTCACCGCCGTCCTCGACGAGTTCCGGGCCCGGCTCGCCGACCGGTTGCGCGAGCACGGCGTGCCCGACCCGGATGCGACGGCGGCCGTGCTGGCCGCGGTGATCGACGGGGTGCTGCTGCACCGGGCACTGACCCCGCTGCCCGCCGGAACGGTCGCACCCGTCCTGCGCCGGATCGTCGAGAGGGGGCAACAGGGATGA
- a CDS encoding FAD-dependent oxidoreductase — MKVVICGAGISGLALAHRMHAHGWDVVVLERTPGPRSQGYMIDFFGPGFDAAEAMGLLPGLRERAHQIDEASYVDAAGRTTAHLTFARFAAAERGRLLSLLRSDLEAELRAQLPDGVELRYGAGVAEVRDEPGGVSVGVTDGTRLVADLLVGADGVHSTVRRLVFGEERRFLRYLGFHTSAFQFHDPVVEEATRHRVCLTDTPRRQMGIYGLGAGRVATFTVHRTADPTLPADARSAVQEAYRSLGWLVPRALAACPPSSEVFYDQVAQIEMPRWSRGRVALLGDACAAVSLLAGQGASLGLGGAYVLAEELAAAPTVEAGLERYERTWRPVTADRQEAGRRAARWFLPASQRQVRLRRVALKLGRLPGLDRALVRAVAGDPTPVVARLAAR, encoded by the coding sequence ATGAAGGTCGTGATCTGCGGTGCGGGGATCTCCGGGCTCGCGCTGGCACACCGGATGCACGCCCACGGCTGGGACGTCGTGGTGCTGGAGCGGACGCCCGGGCCGCGCAGCCAGGGCTACATGATCGACTTCTTCGGGCCGGGGTTCGACGCGGCCGAGGCGATGGGCCTCCTGCCGGGGCTGCGCGAGCGCGCCCACCAGATCGACGAGGCCAGCTACGTCGACGCCGCGGGGCGCACCACCGCCCACCTCACCTTCGCCCGGTTCGCCGCCGCCGAACGGGGGCGCCTGCTGAGCCTGTTGCGGTCCGACCTGGAGGCGGAGCTGCGCGCACAGCTCCCCGACGGGGTGGAGCTGCGGTACGGCGCAGGCGTCGCGGAGGTGCGCGACGAGCCCGGCGGGGTGAGCGTCGGCGTCACCGACGGCACGCGGCTGGTCGCCGACCTCCTCGTCGGCGCGGACGGGGTCCACTCCACCGTGCGACGGCTGGTCTTCGGCGAGGAGCGGCGGTTCCTGCGCTACCTCGGCTTCCACACGTCGGCCTTCCAGTTCCACGACCCGGTCGTGGAGGAGGCCACCCGCCACCGGGTCTGCCTGACCGACACGCCGCGGCGCCAGATGGGGATCTACGGGCTCGGCGCCGGCCGGGTCGCGACGTTCACCGTGCACCGCACGGCCGACCCCACGCTGCCGGCGGACGCGCGGTCCGCGGTCCAGGAGGCGTACCGCTCCCTCGGGTGGCTGGTGCCCCGCGCGCTCGCCGCCTGCCCGCCGTCGTCCGAGGTCTTCTACGACCAGGTCGCGCAGATCGAGATGCCGCGGTGGAGCCGCGGGCGGGTGGCGCTGCTGGGCGACGCGTGCGCCGCGGTGTCCCTGCTCGCGGGCCAGGGTGCCTCGCTCGGCCTCGGCGGCGCGTACGTCCTCGCCGAGGAGCTGGCCGCCGCCCCGACGGTCGAGGCGGGCCTGGAGCGGTACGAGCGCACCTGGCGCCCGGTCACCGCCGACCGGCAGGAGGCGGGCAGGCGGGCGGCGCGCTGGTTCCTGCCGGCCTCGCAGCGGCAGGTCCGGCTGCGCAGGGTCGCTCTGAAGCTCGGCCGCCTCCCCGGGCTGGACCGCGCGCTCGTCAGGGCCGTCGCGGGCGATCCGACGCCGGTGGTGGCCCGGCTGGCTGCTCGATAG
- a CDS encoding N-acetylglucosamine kinase has translation MRVRTVIGVDIGGSKTHGIRAVDGEPVTEAVAGSANVAAVGVPEAGRQLEALFAQLGTHGVEAVCAGAAGADGTESIGAITRLITGLVPGAQVSVVHDARLVLAAEGLDAGVSLIAGTGSVAWGRRVDGTEARAGGWGHLLGDEGSGYRVAIDAVRHALDRMDAGEPADRLTGALLSRCGLADRTELIDFVYVRKDRRYWAERAAVVTELAAQGDPAAAVIVDAAADALAALAARVLGRLGLAGPVVLGGGFAVHQPLLQRAVCERLVGTEVRVLTHAPAVGAVRLAAALPRPEMEKL, from the coding sequence GTGCGCGTGCGGACCGTCATCGGGGTCGACATCGGCGGCTCCAAGACGCACGGGATCCGCGCGGTCGACGGCGAGCCGGTGACCGAGGCGGTGGCGGGCAGCGCCAACGTCGCCGCGGTGGGCGTCCCGGAGGCCGGCCGCCAGCTGGAGGCCCTGTTCGCCCAGCTGGGCACGCACGGGGTCGAAGCCGTGTGCGCCGGGGCTGCGGGCGCCGACGGCACCGAGTCGATCGGCGCCATCACGCGCCTCATCACCGGCCTCGTTCCGGGGGCGCAGGTCAGCGTGGTGCACGACGCGCGGCTCGTGCTCGCGGCAGAGGGCCTGGACGCGGGCGTCTCCCTGATCGCCGGCACCGGCTCGGTGGCGTGGGGCAGGCGCGTCGACGGCACGGAGGCCCGGGCGGGCGGATGGGGTCACCTGCTCGGCGACGAGGGCAGCGGCTACCGGGTGGCGATCGACGCCGTGCGGCACGCCCTGGACCGGATGGACGCCGGCGAGCCTGCCGACCGGCTCACCGGCGCGCTGCTCTCCCGTTGTGGCCTCGCCGACCGCACCGAGCTGATCGACTTCGTCTACGTCCGCAAGGACCGTCGGTACTGGGCGGAGCGGGCCGCCGTCGTCACCGAGCTCGCCGCGCAGGGCGACCCGGCCGCCGCCGTGATCGTCGACGCCGCCGCCGACGCCCTCGCCGCGCTCGCCGCACGGGTGCTCGGCCGGCTGGGCCTGGCCGGCCCCGTGGTGCTCGGCGGCGGCTTCGCCGTTCACCAGCCGCTGCTGCAGCGGGCCGTCTGCGAGCGGCTGGTCGGCACCGAGGTGCGCGTTCTCACCCATGCCCCGGCCGTCGGTGCGGTGCGACTGGCGGCCGCTCTCCCCCGTCCCGAGATGGAGAAGCTGTGA
- a CDS encoding SIS domain-containing protein, which produces MAAEIREQPAIWRNLLAHGGAAGIDAAAEMIRARRPRAVLFVARGTSDHAALYAKYLVEIRHGLPAGLVSPSTMTAYGARPDLRDVLMIGVSQSGGSPDLVRSLAVAGEQGALTVAVTNDVSSALARTAHAHVDVLAGPERSVAATKSYTAQLLALYLLLERVRDVDGRVAAAPLPDLGDALLARADEIVALAQRYRFAQRMLTTARGYSYPTAREAALKLMETSYVSAQAFSGADLLHGPLALVDPQVPVLAVVASGVGGAAMGDVLPRLAERSADVCCVGHPAAVADAAVGFTLPDGAPEELSPLLEILPFQLLALHVSVGRGGDPDAPRGLSKVTETL; this is translated from the coding sequence ATGGCCGCGGAGATCCGCGAGCAGCCCGCCATCTGGCGCAACCTGCTCGCCCACGGCGGCGCGGCCGGAATCGACGCCGCCGCCGAGATGATCCGCGCCCGGCGCCCCCGGGCGGTGTTGTTCGTCGCGCGCGGCACGAGCGACCACGCCGCGCTCTACGCCAAGTACCTCGTGGAGATCCGGCACGGGCTGCCTGCCGGCCTCGTGTCGCCGTCGACGATGACGGCCTACGGCGCGCGGCCGGACCTGCGCGACGTCCTGATGATCGGCGTGAGCCAGTCGGGCGGCTCGCCGGACCTCGTGCGCTCGCTCGCGGTGGCCGGGGAGCAGGGTGCGCTCACCGTCGCCGTCACCAACGACGTGTCCTCGGCGCTGGCGCGGACCGCGCACGCGCACGTCGACGTGCTGGCGGGCCCGGAGCGCTCGGTGGCGGCCACCAAGTCCTACACGGCGCAGCTGCTCGCGCTGTACCTGCTGCTGGAGCGGGTGCGCGACGTCGACGGCCGGGTGGCCGCGGCTCCCCTGCCGGATCTCGGCGACGCGCTGCTCGCCCGCGCCGACGAGATCGTCGCGCTCGCGCAGCGCTACCGGTTCGCGCAGCGCATGCTCACCACGGCACGCGGCTACTCCTACCCCACCGCCCGCGAGGCCGCGCTGAAGCTGATGGAGACCTCCTACGTGTCGGCGCAGGCGTTCTCCGGCGCCGACCTGCTCCACGGCCCGCTCGCCCTGGTCGACCCGCAGGTGCCGGTGCTCGCCGTGGTGGCCTCGGGCGTCGGCGGCGCGGCGATGGGCGACGTGCTGCCCCGGCTCGCGGAGCGCAGCGCCGACGTGTGCTGCGTGGGGCATCCGGCCGCGGTCGCCGATGCGGCGGTCGGCTTCACGCTGCCGGATGGGGCACCCGAGGAGCTGTCCCCGCTGCTGGAGATCCTGCCGTTCCAGCTGCTCGCGCTGCACGTGTCGGTCGGGCGCGGCGGCGACCCGGACGCCCCGCGGGGGCTGTCCAAGGTCACGGAGACCCTGTGA
- a CDS encoding N-acetylglucosamine-6-phosphate deacetylase gives MILTAATLVADGLPVGPGWVEVSGDRIVATGAGTPAAPPEVDLGDGVLVPGFVDMHVHGGAGAAFPDGDADAALRAVAFHRAHGTTSTVASLVAAGPDELLKTVDTLADLVADGELAGVHLEGPWLAAGRCGAHDPRQLRDPDPGELDRLLRAGDGAVRMVTLAPERAGGLDAVRRIVDAGAVAALGHTDASYALTRDAIDAGASVGTHLFNAMAPVHHREPGPAVALLEDDRVTVELVTDGLHVHPALWEHVVRSAGTGRVAAVTDAMAAAGMPDGEYHLGAMRVTVSDGVARLAAGSDGRAGAIAGSTATTDALFAKVVRHAAVPREDALRRAVALTATTPARALGLADVGTIAPGGRADLVVLGPELRLREVYRAGVRVTPT, from the coding sequence GTGATCCTCACGGCCGCCACGCTCGTCGCCGACGGCCTACCGGTCGGCCCCGGCTGGGTGGAGGTCTCGGGCGACCGGATCGTGGCGACCGGGGCGGGAACCCCTGCCGCGCCGCCCGAGGTCGATCTCGGCGACGGCGTGCTCGTGCCCGGGTTCGTCGACATGCACGTGCACGGCGGCGCCGGTGCCGCCTTCCCCGACGGCGACGCGGACGCCGCCCTGCGGGCGGTGGCGTTCCACCGCGCGCACGGCACCACCAGCACGGTCGCGAGCCTGGTGGCCGCCGGGCCCGACGAGCTGCTGAAGACCGTCGACACGCTCGCCGACCTGGTGGCCGACGGGGAGCTCGCCGGCGTGCACCTGGAGGGCCCGTGGCTCGCCGCGGGCCGCTGCGGCGCGCACGACCCGCGCCAGCTGCGCGACCCCGACCCGGGCGAGCTGGACCGCCTGCTGCGGGCCGGGGACGGCGCCGTCCGGATGGTCACGCTCGCGCCGGAGCGGGCGGGCGGACTGGACGCGGTACGCCGGATCGTCGACGCGGGGGCGGTCGCCGCGCTCGGGCACACCGACGCGAGCTACGCGCTCACCCGCGATGCGATCGACGCCGGGGCGAGCGTCGGCACGCACCTGTTCAACGCGATGGCGCCGGTGCACCACCGCGAGCCCGGCCCGGCCGTCGCGCTGCTGGAGGACGACCGCGTGACGGTCGAGCTCGTGACCGACGGCCTGCACGTGCACCCGGCGCTGTGGGAGCACGTCGTCCGCAGCGCAGGCACGGGGCGCGTGGCGGCCGTGACCGACGCGATGGCCGCCGCCGGCATGCCGGACGGCGAGTACCACCTCGGCGCGATGCGCGTGACGGTGTCCGACGGCGTGGCCCGGCTCGCCGCGGGAAGCGACGGTCGCGCGGGTGCCATCGCCGGCAGCACGGCCACCACCGACGCCCTCTTCGCGAAGGTCGTGCGGCACGCGGCAGTGCCGCGGGAGGACGCCCTGCGCCGCGCTGTCGCGCTGACGGCCACCACCCCGGCCCGCGCCCTCGGTCTCGCCGATGTCGGCACGATCGCCCCGGGCGGGCGCGCCGACCTGGTGGTGCTCGGCCCCGAGCTGCGGCTCCGCGAGGTCTACCGCGCCGGCGTGCGCGTCACGCCTACCTGA
- a CDS encoding YciI family protein: MTSTSHFLLRLIPPRPTFAADMTEAEAAVMAEHAAYWIGHMDRGTVVAFGPVADPTGFWGLAVLETASRDVAERLAAEDPAITSGTMARVEIHPMPQAMVRPHAGQDT, translated from the coding sequence ATGACGAGCACGAGCCACTTCCTCCTCCGGCTCATCCCACCTCGCCCGACCTTCGCGGCGGACATGACCGAGGCGGAGGCCGCGGTGATGGCCGAGCACGCCGCGTACTGGATCGGACACATGGACCGGGGCACGGTCGTCGCCTTCGGCCCGGTTGCGGATCCGACCGGGTTCTGGGGTCTCGCCGTGCTCGAGACCGCGTCGCGTGACGTCGCCGAACGCCTGGCGGCCGAGGACCCCGCGATCACCTCGGGAACGATGGCGCGCGTCGAGATCCACCCCATGCCGCAGGCGATGGTGCGCCCGCACGCAGGCCAGGACACCTGA
- a CDS encoding vWA domain-containing protein produces MARRQDRWLRYGPYVDGPDPLAPPVDIRAALDEIGRDVMEGSSPRSALQELLRRGTRERRGLDELTREVWQRRSRLQRENRLDGTLQEVRELLQRALDAERDVLGRQDTDDARFREMQLDALPSDTGGAVRELNEYDWQSSDAREAYEEIRDLLGREMLDQRFQGMKQAMENATPEDVERIRQMLDDLNDLLANHAQGRDTQQQFEQFMQQHGEFFPENPQNTEELVDLLAQRAAAAQRMLNSMSAEQRAELTELAQQAFGDPRLAQALSQLDAQLQGLRPGEDWEGQGRFRGDNPLGMGEATRAMEQLGQLDALAEQLSQSYPGARMEDIDLDALGEHLGDQARVDARALAELQRELERQGLFERAPDGSLQLSPKALRRLGESALRDVVDKIGARRGEREDRRSGPAGEATGATRPWAFGDTEAWSVPRTLLNAQLRRAGGDDRPLDVTDVEIVETEQRSRAAVALLVDTSWSMVQDGRWVPMKRTALALHQLISTRFRGDDLKLITFGRYARSVELGELVGLEGVWEQGTNLHHALLLAGDHLRRNPDAQPVVLVVTDGEPTAHLEPDGLSVFDWPPSPETLRATIGALDTITVLRPSITFFMLGDDPRLAMFVDDVARRCSGRVVAPTLDGLGAEVVSDYIRSRKR; encoded by the coding sequence ATGGCAAGAAGGCAAGACCGGTGGCTGCGGTACGGCCCGTACGTCGACGGGCCCGACCCGCTCGCGCCACCCGTCGACATCCGCGCCGCGCTCGACGAGATCGGCCGCGACGTGATGGAGGGTTCGTCCCCGCGCTCTGCGCTGCAGGAGCTGCTGCGACGCGGCACCCGCGAGCGGCGCGGCCTGGACGAGCTGACCCGCGAGGTCTGGCAGCGCCGCAGCCGCCTGCAGCGGGAGAACCGCCTCGACGGCACGCTGCAGGAGGTCCGCGAGCTGCTGCAACGGGCCCTCGACGCCGAGCGCGACGTCCTGGGCCGCCAGGACACCGACGACGCCCGGTTCCGGGAGATGCAGCTCGACGCGCTGCCGTCCGACACGGGCGGTGCGGTGCGGGAACTGAACGAGTACGACTGGCAGTCGAGCGACGCACGGGAGGCCTACGAGGAGATCCGCGACCTGCTCGGCCGCGAGATGCTGGACCAGCGCTTCCAGGGCATGAAGCAGGCGATGGAGAACGCCACGCCGGAGGACGTCGAGCGGATCCGGCAGATGCTCGACGACCTCAACGACCTGCTCGCGAACCACGCGCAGGGGCGGGACACGCAGCAGCAGTTCGAGCAGTTCATGCAGCAGCACGGCGAGTTCTTCCCGGAGAACCCGCAGAACACCGAGGAACTGGTCGACCTGCTCGCCCAGCGGGCCGCGGCGGCCCAGCGGATGCTCAACTCGATGTCGGCCGAGCAGCGGGCCGAGCTGACGGAGCTCGCGCAGCAGGCCTTCGGCGACCCGCGCCTCGCCCAGGCGCTCTCCCAGCTGGACGCCCAGCTGCAGGGCCTGCGCCCCGGCGAGGACTGGGAGGGCCAGGGCCGGTTCCGCGGCGACAACCCGCTCGGCATGGGCGAGGCCACCCGCGCGATGGAGCAGCTCGGGCAGCTCGACGCGCTGGCCGAGCAGCTGTCGCAGAGCTACCCGGGCGCGCGGATGGAGGACATCGACCTCGACGCGCTCGGCGAGCACCTCGGCGACCAGGCCCGTGTCGACGCCCGCGCGCTGGCCGAGCTGCAGCGCGAGCTGGAGCGCCAGGGCCTGTTCGAGCGGGCCCCGGACGGGTCGCTGCAGCTGTCGCCGAAGGCGCTGCGGCGCCTCGGGGAGTCGGCGCTGCGCGACGTCGTCGACAAGATCGGCGCGCGCCGCGGCGAGCGGGAGGACCGCAGGTCCGGTCCCGCCGGTGAGGCCACGGGCGCCACGCGGCCGTGGGCGTTCGGCGACACCGAGGCGTGGAGCGTGCCGCGCACGCTGCTCAACGCCCAGCTGCGCCGGGCGGGCGGCGACGACCGGCCGCTCGACGTCACCGACGTGGAGATCGTGGAGACCGAGCAGCGCTCCCGCGCCGCGGTGGCCCTGCTCGTCGACACCTCGTGGTCGATGGTGCAGGACGGGCGCTGGGTGCCGATGAAGCGCACGGCGCTGGCGCTGCACCAGCTGATCTCCACCCGGTTCCGCGGCGACGACCTGAAGCTGATCACGTTCGGCAGGTACGCGCGGTCGGTGGAGCTCGGCGAGCTGGTCGGCCTGGAGGGGGTGTGGGAGCAGGGCACCAACCTGCACCACGCGCTGCTGCTGGCAGGCGATCACCTGCGCCGCAACCCCGACGCCCAGCCCGTCGTCCTCGTGGTCACCGACGGCGAGCCCACCGCGCACCTGGAACCGGACGGCTTGTCGGTGTTCGACTGGCCGCCGAGCCCGGAGACGCTGCGGGCCACGATCGGCGCGCTGGACACGATCACCGTGCTGCGGCCGTCGATCACCTTCTTCATGCTCGGCGACGACCCGCGCCTGGCGATGTTCGTGGACGACGTGGCGCGGCGCTGCAGCGGGCGGGTGGTGGCCCCGACCCTGGACGGTCTCGGCGCCGAGGTGGTCTCCGACTACATCCGCAGTCGCAAGCGCTGA
- a CDS encoding RCC1 domain-containing protein, producing the protein MPPARRLTAAVAAGLTTLLGLTGCSAADRAVLAAPSCRDVPGTPAQAEPVSGTVYAWKPHFRVADAAVPEIGADAPEAVPGWTDVVSLASTGHTTYAVRAGGTVEAYGLGHHGSLGDGDLGRHAVAVPQPVPGITDARSVHVVGSAALVVRADGTVLAWGDGLIAHAGVLDTRRDHVASPVPIEGLADVHTIADGDLTALALRTDGTVAGWGTNLTAVLGDRDGTAPRTVPDISGVVSLALAGGAVVAARGDGSVCAWGNNVHGLLGVTPTGGQTGRPVAVPGLVDVEQVAGGGDVAYARDRHGAVWAWGRGVSGALGDGRAEDHIAAVPARVAGLPPARWIGTSGLSGFAVDVDGALWAWGSGAAIGRYSAGAALAPVRIPLPGPVLAVSGSHALIGSPGVAL; encoded by the coding sequence GTGCCTCCTGCTCGCCGTCTCACCGCCGCGGTCGCCGCCGGGCTGACCACCCTCCTCGGCCTCACCGGGTGCTCCGCCGCCGACCGCGCGGTGCTCGCGGCCCCATCCTGCCGGGACGTGCCGGGGACTCCAGCGCAGGCCGAGCCGGTCTCCGGCACGGTGTACGCGTGGAAGCCGCACTTCCGGGTCGCGGACGCCGCCGTACCGGAGATCGGGGCCGACGCGCCGGAGGCCGTGCCCGGCTGGACGGACGTCGTGTCGCTCGCGAGCACCGGTCACACCACGTACGCGGTCCGCGCCGGCGGCACCGTGGAGGCCTACGGGCTCGGGCACCACGGGAGCCTCGGCGACGGCGACCTCGGCAGGCACGCCGTCGCCGTGCCGCAGCCCGTCCCCGGGATCACCGACGCCCGCTCCGTGCACGTCGTCGGCTCCGCGGCGCTGGTGGTGCGGGCCGACGGGACGGTGCTGGCCTGGGGTGACGGGCTGATCGCCCACGCCGGTGTGCTCGACACCCGTCGTGACCACGTGGCCTCGCCGGTCCCGATCGAGGGCCTGGCGGACGTGCACACCATCGCCGACGGCGACCTCACCGCCCTCGCGCTGCGCACCGACGGCACGGTCGCCGGATGGGGGACGAATCTCACCGCCGTGCTGGGCGACCGGGACGGCACCGCGCCGCGGACCGTCCCCGACATCTCCGGCGTCGTCTCGCTCGCGCTCGCCGGCGGCGCGGTGGTGGCCGCGCGGGGCGACGGCAGCGTCTGCGCGTGGGGCAACAACGTCCACGGCCTGCTCGGCGTGACGCCGACCGGTGGGCAGACCGGCCGCCCGGTCGCCGTGCCCGGGCTGGTGGACGTCGAGCAGGTCGCCGGCGGCGGCGACGTCGCGTACGCGCGCGACCGGCACGGTGCCGTGTGGGCGTGGGGCCGCGGGGTGTCCGGGGCACTCGGCGACGGGCGCGCAGAGGACCACATCGCGGCGGTCCCCGCTCGGGTCGCAGGCCTGCCCCCGGCCCGCTGGATCGGAACGAGCGGGCTGTCCGGCTTCGCCGTCGACGTCGACGGCGCGCTCTGGGCGTGGGGGTCCGGCGCCGCCATCGGCCGGTACAGCGCAGGCGCCGCGCTCGCCCCCGTGCGGATCCCGTTGCCCGGGCCCGTCCTGGCCGTCTCCGGAAGCCATGCGCTGATCGGCTCGCCGGGCGTAGCGTTGTAA